Proteins encoded in a region of the Neoarius graeffei isolate fNeoGra1 chromosome 3, fNeoGra1.pri, whole genome shotgun sequence genome:
- the LOC132882595 gene encoding putative C-type lectin domain family 20 member A, whose protein sequence is MGVPNKVAGFSSIMKLHLFLLCLMGLVPITFPIPLPHSALFYVQEVMSWPDAQSYCRMKYTDLLRVQDQRVLLKLRELVANNIMVTWPLWIGLYNDVDSWRWSFNDLPLRNTTFVNWYSGEPDNYYAQESCGHLSGSGVWKDQPCTALKPFICYNEGNSGADRFIGVSNPALSWSEAQSYCREFHTDLASALDQTDNDLLTQVVLAQGSSWFGLFRDTWKWVNDTIASDLQWIPGQPNNAQHPESCGSFYQGNFQDEACSAGHYFLCESISPIRRIQMKLKVKSDGSVLDPAVQSSILDQIKQKLDENGILNTTVSWRVQPDGNVFHKEKKDEL, encoded by the exons atgggggttcctaataaagtggctg GATTTTCATCCATCATGAAGCTGCATCTTTTTCTCCTTTGTCTCATGG GTCTTGTGCCAATCACATTCCCCATTCCGCTCCCACACTCTGCATTGTTTTACGTCCAGGAGGTCATGTCATGGCCCGATGCTCAGAGTTACTGCAGGATGAAGTATACTGACCTGCTTAGGGTTCAGGATCAGAGAGTTTTGCTAAAGCTAAGAGAACTGGTGGCAAATAACATAATGGTAACCTGGCCTCTCTGGATCGGACTGTACAATGACGTGGACAGTTGGCGCTGGTCCTTCAACGACCTCCCACTGAGAAACACAACTTTTGTGAATTGGTACAGTGGAGAACCTGATAATTACTATGCCCAGGAGTCATGTGGGCACCTATCAGGTTCCGGGGTGTGGAAGGACCAACCCTGCACAGCATTGAAACCCTTTATATGCTACAATG AAGGCAACAGCGGTGCTGACAGATTTATTGGAGTCAGTAATCCTGCGCTGTCCTGGTCTGAAGCTCAGTCTTACTGCCGAGAATTTCACACTGATTTAGCCAGTGCACTTGACCAAACAGACAACGACCTGTTAACGCAGGTGGTGTTGGCCCAGGGCTCTTCCTGGTTTGGCCTGTTTAGGGACACATGGAAATGGGTGAATGATACAATCGCTTCAGACCTCCAGTGGATTCCTGGACAACCTAATAACGCACAACATCCGGAGAGCTGTGGGAGTTTTTATCAGGGAAATTTCCAGGATGAAGCCTGCAGCGCTGGACACTATTTCTTATGTGAATCGA TTTCACCAATCAGGAGGATTCAGATGAAACTGAAGGTGAAGTCTGATGGAAGTGTGCTTGATCCTGCTGTGCAGTCGTCCATTTTAGATCAG atcaaaCAGAAACTGGATGAAAATGGCATATTGAACACTACAGTGTCTTGGAGGGTGCAGCCAGATGGAAACGTCTTCCACAAGGAAAAAAAGGATGAGCTGTAA